A genomic segment from Streptosporangium roseum DSM 43021 encodes:
- a CDS encoding CDP-glycerol glycerophosphotransferase family protein, with amino-acid sequence MTRDPRALMACAVLAGSYPLLVIAALWPLPWLFLVACALSYAAEIVARRRARRVIDLLSKVRLGVTLRFMMRETAAILLVARTAGTDSPWFTLLVLGLFTLHGARALQTWLAITYSRVLNQLPVLTRNIDGVVRLPPPPSAILVDHGSMRMLHLDMLPVGGAALGAVLGTGHQGAAGAVVAVGLGAAGAVGLLPHLRRIQPLKNRRGMLKAVNRRLARYRPEVILYFSGPNDSAYQVTMWLRPLERIDRRAVVVLRERNMLRLLGETSLPVVCIPSAADLMSFGALDSARVCLYPSNVGKNIHMLRIRGMRSVFVGHGDSDKEASFNPFTKVYDEVWVAGQAGRDRYLRARVGVCDEDVHEVGRPQLTGVHTTGPGLPYRTVLYAPTWEGWTDDLFHTSIITMGPSIVRALLAHSPALRVIYKPHPLTGYRNLAARRAHEEILTILEEAELSRSIARHPAGAVRTDPIGHRAVTGSEPHLYDCFNQADLMVTDISSVVADFIASGKPYVVTNVAGLPERAFRERYPSTEAGYLLTRDLGELPAVLAALEQDGEDVLAATRRKLKAYLLGPDHPDAMARFNDAVNASYGRAARGADTAGTGVAAARGEG; translated from the coding sequence ATGACGCGTGACCCTCGTGCCCTGATGGCGTGCGCCGTCCTGGCCGGCTCGTACCCACTGCTCGTCATCGCCGCCCTGTGGCCCCTGCCGTGGCTGTTCCTGGTGGCCTGCGCGCTGTCGTACGCGGCCGAGATCGTCGCCAGGCGGCGTGCCCGCCGGGTGATCGACCTGCTCAGCAAGGTGCGCCTGGGTGTCACGCTGCGGTTCATGATGCGCGAGACGGCCGCGATCCTCCTGGTCGCGCGTACGGCGGGCACCGACTCGCCCTGGTTCACGCTCCTGGTCCTGGGGCTGTTCACCCTGCACGGCGCGCGGGCCCTGCAGACCTGGCTCGCGATCACCTACAGCCGCGTCCTCAACCAGCTCCCGGTGCTGACCCGCAACATCGACGGCGTGGTGAGACTCCCCCCGCCCCCGTCGGCCATCCTGGTCGACCACGGGAGCATGCGGATGCTCCACCTGGACATGCTGCCGGTCGGCGGCGCAGCCCTGGGCGCGGTGCTCGGCACCGGCCACCAGGGGGCGGCCGGGGCCGTGGTCGCGGTCGGCCTCGGCGCCGCGGGCGCGGTCGGCCTCCTGCCCCACCTGCGCCGGATCCAGCCGCTCAAGAACCGGCGCGGCATGCTGAAGGCGGTCAACAGGCGCCTCGCCAGATACAGGCCGGAGGTGATCCTCTACTTCTCCGGGCCGAACGACTCGGCCTACCAGGTCACCATGTGGCTGCGCCCGCTGGAGCGGATCGACCGGCGGGCGGTCGTGGTCCTGCGGGAGCGGAACATGCTCCGGCTGCTGGGAGAGACCTCGCTGCCGGTGGTCTGCATCCCGTCGGCGGCCGACCTGATGAGCTTCGGGGCGCTCGACTCCGCCCGCGTGTGCCTGTATCCGTCCAACGTCGGCAAGAACATCCACATGCTCCGCATCCGGGGGATGCGCAGCGTCTTCGTCGGCCACGGGGACAGCGACAAGGAGGCGTCCTTCAACCCGTTCACCAAGGTCTACGACGAGGTGTGGGTGGCCGGGCAGGCCGGTCGCGACCGGTATCTCCGCGCGCGGGTGGGCGTGTGCGACGAGGACGTCCACGAGGTGGGCCGCCCGCAGCTCACCGGCGTCCACACCACCGGCCCCGGCCTGCCGTACCGCACCGTGCTCTACGCCCCCACCTGGGAGGGGTGGACCGACGACCTGTTCCACACCTCGATCATCACGATGGGGCCCTCGATCGTCCGCGCCCTGCTCGCCCACTCCCCCGCGCTCCGGGTGATCTACAAGCCGCACCCGCTGACCGGCTACCGCAACCTGGCCGCGCGCCGTGCCCACGAGGAGATCCTCACGATCCTGGAGGAGGCCGAGCTGTCCCGGTCCATCGCCCGCCATCCCGCCGGCGCGGTCCGCACCGATCCGATCGGGCACCGGGCCGTCACCGGGTCCGAACCGCACCTCTACGACTGCTTCAACCAGGCCGACCTGATGGTCACCGACATCTCCAGCGTGGTGGCGGACTTCATCGCCAGCGGCAAGCCGTACGTGGTGACCAACGTGGCGGGGCTGCCGGAGCGGGCCTTCCGCGAGCGGTATCCGAGCACGGAGGCCGGCTACCTGCTCACCCGGGACCTGGGTGAGCTGCCCGCCGTCCTGGCGGCCCTGGAGCAGGACGGGGAGGACGTCCTGGCGGCCACCAGGCGCAAGCTGAAGGCCTACCTGCTCGGCCCCGACCATCCGGACGCCATGGCCCGTTTCAACGACGCGGTGAACGCCTCCTACGGCCGCGCCGCACGCGGGGCGGACACGGCCGGGACCGGTGTCGCCGCCGCACGCGGCGAGGGCTGA
- a CDS encoding glycosyltransferase family 2 protein has translation MKQFPDSPAPASSPETRVWPPISIVIPVLNEERHLREAVRQVLAQRYAGPIEVVLAIGPSRDRTQEVADAIAAEDPRVTVVPNPTGRTPNALNAAIGASRNGIIARVDGHAMLPEDYLQVAVETLEETGADNVGGVMAAEGVTPFEQAVARAMTSKIGVGGARFHTGGTAGPADTVYLGVFRREALERVGGYDEHFQRAQDWEMNHRIRETGGLVWFQPRMRVSYRPRPTVKALAEQYFHYGRWRRVVARTHEGTINLRYLAPPVAVLAILAGLVLSPFFWPGLLIPGGYLAAILAGSAVTGSGLPTASLVRLPLVYVTMHMSWGWGFLTSPKRLSKSGRTRG, from the coding sequence ATGAAGCAGTTCCCCGACTCGCCCGCGCCGGCGTCGTCTCCCGAGACACGTGTCTGGCCCCCCATCTCCATCGTCATCCCGGTGCTGAACGAGGAGCGCCATCTGCGGGAGGCGGTGCGTCAGGTCCTCGCGCAGCGATACGCGGGACCGATCGAGGTCGTGCTCGCGATCGGCCCCTCCCGGGACCGCACCCAGGAGGTCGCGGACGCGATCGCGGCCGAGGATCCCCGGGTGACCGTGGTCCCGAACCCGACCGGACGCACCCCCAACGCCCTCAACGCCGCCATCGGCGCCTCCCGCAACGGGATCATCGCCCGCGTGGACGGCCACGCCATGCTCCCGGAGGACTACCTCCAGGTCGCGGTGGAGACGCTTGAGGAGACCGGCGCCGACAACGTCGGCGGCGTCATGGCCGCCGAGGGCGTCACGCCGTTCGAGCAGGCCGTGGCCCGTGCCATGACCTCCAAGATCGGTGTCGGCGGCGCCCGGTTCCACACCGGCGGCACCGCGGGCCCGGCCGACACGGTCTACCTCGGCGTGTTCCGCCGCGAGGCGCTGGAGCGGGTCGGCGGCTACGACGAGCACTTCCAGCGGGCGCAGGACTGGGAGATGAACCACCGCATCCGCGAGACGGGCGGCCTGGTCTGGTTCCAGCCCCGGATGCGCGTCTCCTACCGGCCGAGGCCCACCGTCAAGGCCCTCGCCGAGCAGTACTTCCACTACGGCCGCTGGCGCAGGGTGGTCGCCCGCACCCACGAGGGCACGATCAACCTGCGCTACCTGGCGCCCCCGGTGGCCGTGCTGGCCATCCTCGCCGGCCTGGTCCTCTCCCCGTTCTTCTGGCCCGGCCTGCTGATCCCCGGCGGCTACCTGGCGGCGATCCTGGCCGGCTCGGCGGTGACCGGCAGCGGCCTGCCCACGGCCTCACTCGTCCGGCTGCCGCTGGTCTACGTCACCATGCACATGTCATGGGGCTGGGGCTTCCTGACGAGCCCGAAGCGTCTGAGCAAGTCCGGGCGGACCCGGGGCTGA
- a CDS encoding CDP-alcohol phosphatidyltransferase family protein, producing MHDSHALAPSGARRTAAVVLATMEAAALRCADGTLLDRLTDQLVRLPVGDVHVVARSSEIIHAPGGTYMIGSEGSRGLADDLRRVAAVARTSTAPVAVVAGDLVAHTEALAMLLEHPARDTGALVTRGAEDAGPSRPPVRTEGGRVVAAGTSFHDVVDANGTFRGVLQVGAADLADLAETAETLAELAEAGGFGQMGGAEAGDLLLVGLVRAGVPVRACGIGRLHCDRVAGQEGADAAVLRLGEVDEDRARLEVAVKSDDGFFATHFVSSWSTHLVKLAADLHLTPNAVTGISVGLAALAAVWFTAGTREAQIAGAVLLYLSFVLDCVDGQLARYTRAFSPLGAWLDATFDRVKEYAVYVGLAIGYAAGMDDSRGGPHGIWVLAVAAMILQMLRHMIDFSYAGARADAGRSKAAGAVTAASLTAPADASMGAVPRRTPLEQSAEVADGIAAAERYLRERQGPGSGNAVVRLSRRLERISFTRWLKKIIVLPIGERMALIAVTAAVFNARVTFIALLVWGGVAALYTVAGRIGRSFSR from the coding sequence TTGCATGACTCTCACGCCCTCGCCCCGTCCGGCGCCCGCCGGACGGCCGCCGTGGTGCTCGCCACCATGGAGGCGGCGGCCCTGCGCTGCGCCGACGGCACTCTGCTCGACCGGCTGACCGACCAGCTCGTCCGGCTCCCGGTGGGGGACGTGCACGTGGTCGCCCGCTCCAGCGAGATCATCCACGCTCCCGGCGGCACCTACATGATCGGTTCGGAGGGCTCGCGGGGGCTCGCCGACGACCTGCGCAGGGTCGCCGCGGTGGCCCGGACGTCCACCGCCCCGGTGGCGGTGGTGGCGGGAGACCTGGTGGCCCACACCGAGGCGCTGGCCATGCTCCTGGAGCATCCCGCGCGCGACACGGGCGCGCTGGTGACCCGGGGCGCCGAGGACGCCGGGCCGTCGCGCCCGCCGGTCCGGACCGAGGGCGGCCGGGTGGTCGCCGCGGGCACCTCATTCCACGACGTCGTCGACGCCAACGGCACCTTCAGGGGCGTGCTCCAGGTCGGCGCGGCCGATCTCGCCGATCTCGCCGAGACCGCGGAGACGCTGGCCGAGCTGGCCGAGGCCGGCGGGTTCGGCCAGATGGGCGGCGCCGAGGCCGGTGACCTCCTCCTGGTCGGGCTGGTCCGCGCCGGCGTCCCGGTGCGCGCCTGCGGGATCGGGCGGCTGCACTGCGACCGGGTGGCCGGGCAGGAGGGCGCCGACGCGGCCGTGCTGCGGCTGGGCGAGGTGGACGAGGACCGCGCCCGGCTGGAGGTCGCGGTCAAGTCCGACGACGGCTTCTTCGCCACCCACTTCGTGAGCTCCTGGTCCACGCACCTGGTCAAGCTGGCGGCCGACCTGCACCTGACCCCGAACGCGGTCACCGGGATCTCCGTCGGCCTGGCCGCGCTCGCCGCGGTCTGGTTCACCGCGGGCACCCGCGAGGCGCAGATCGCCGGGGCGGTCCTGCTCTACCTTTCGTTCGTGCTCGACTGCGTGGACGGCCAGCTCGCCCGCTACACCCGCGCGTTCTCCCCGCTCGGCGCGTGGCTGGACGCCACCTTCGACCGGGTCAAGGAGTACGCCGTCTACGTGGGCCTCGCCATCGGCTACGCGGCCGGGATGGACGACTCCCGCGGCGGCCCGCACGGCATCTGGGTGCTGGCGGTCGCGGCGATGATCCTGCAGATGCTCCGTCACATGATCGACTTCTCCTACGCGGGGGCCCGCGCCGACGCCGGCCGGTCGAAGGCGGCCGGGGCCGTGACGGCCGCCTCGCTGACCGCCCCGGCCGACGCGTCCATGGGGGCGGTGCCGCGGCGGACGCCGCTGGAGCAGTCGGCCGAGGTCGCGGACGGGATCGCCGCCGCGGAGCGCTACCTGCGGGAACGGCAGGGCCCCGGCTCGGGGAACGCGGTCGTCAGGCTGTCGCGCCGTCTGGAACGGATCTCCTTCACCCGCTGGCTGAAGAAGATCATCGTGCTCCCCATCGGGGAGCGGATGGCTCTGATCGCGGTGACCGCCGCGGTGTTCAACGCGCGGGTGACCTTCATCGCGCTGCTGGTCTGGGGCGGCGTCGCCGCCCTCTACACGGTTGCGGGCAGGATCGGCAGGTCCTTCAGCCGATGA
- a CDS encoding bifunctional cytidylyltransferase/SDR family oxidoreductase, producing MAALEPRLRTVGVVLAGGVGQRVGLNTPKQLVKIAGKTILEHTLALFDGAPEVDEIIVMMTPGFTEEVERIVALNGFRKVSKILEGGASRPDTTWRALKALGAQECDVLLHDAVRPLLEPRIITECVEALKVYSAVDVAIPSSDTIVVAAPGPRGEIVRDIPERSRLRRGQTPQCFRLSVIREAYERAFADPGFDRQPPTDDCGVVLRYLPDVPIYIVPGSEHNMKVTHPVDVFIADKLFQLAAGAAPEHSPFAYREAMEGRTMVVFGGSYGIGADVVDLAERHGAEVFSFSRSLNGVRVEDPQAVEDALAHAAKETGRIDYVVNTAGVLHMGKLGEVNDTTIAETVGVNYLGPVNIARAAIGHLRETQGHLLLYTSSSYTRGRADYSLYSSTKAAVVNLTQALADEWAEYGVRVNCVNPERTSTPMRVRAFGEEPAHTLLSPRAVAQTSLDVLISHLTGHVIDVRLDGT from the coding sequence TTGGCCGCTCTCGAACCACGCCTCCGCACCGTCGGGGTCGTCCTTGCCGGCGGTGTCGGCCAGCGTGTCGGCCTCAACACCCCCAAGCAGCTTGTCAAGATCGCCGGGAAGACGATCCTCGAGCACACCCTCGCGCTGTTCGACGGCGCGCCGGAGGTCGACGAGATCATCGTGATGATGACCCCGGGCTTCACCGAAGAGGTGGAGCGGATCGTCGCCCTCAACGGCTTCAGGAAGGTCAGCAAGATCCTGGAGGGGGGCGCCAGCCGCCCCGACACGACCTGGCGGGCACTGAAGGCGCTGGGCGCCCAGGAGTGCGACGTGCTCCTGCACGACGCCGTGCGGCCGCTGCTGGAGCCCCGGATCATCACCGAGTGCGTGGAGGCCCTGAAGGTCTACTCGGCCGTCGACGTGGCGATCCCGAGCTCCGACACGATCGTGGTGGCCGCCCCCGGCCCGCGCGGGGAGATCGTCCGCGACATCCCCGAACGGTCCAGGCTGCGGCGCGGCCAGACGCCGCAGTGCTTCCGGCTCTCGGTGATCCGCGAGGCCTACGAGCGGGCCTTCGCCGACCCCGGCTTCGACCGGCAGCCGCCCACCGACGACTGCGGCGTGGTGCTGCGCTACCTGCCCGACGTGCCGATCTACATCGTGCCGGGCAGCGAGCACAACATGAAGGTCACCCACCCGGTGGACGTGTTCATCGCCGACAAGCTCTTCCAGCTCGCCGCAGGCGCCGCCCCGGAGCACTCCCCCTTCGCCTACCGGGAGGCGATGGAGGGCAGGACCATGGTGGTCTTCGGCGGCAGCTACGGCATCGGCGCCGACGTGGTCGACCTCGCCGAGCGCCACGGCGCCGAGGTGTTCTCCTTCTCCCGGTCGCTGAACGGAGTGCGCGTCGAGGACCCCCAGGCGGTCGAGGACGCCCTCGCCCACGCGGCCAAGGAGACCGGCAGGATCGACTACGTGGTCAACACCGCCGGCGTGCTGCACATGGGCAAGCTCGGCGAGGTGAACGACACCACGATCGCCGAGACCGTGGGGGTGAACTACCTCGGTCCCGTCAACATCGCCAGGGCGGCCATCGGCCACCTCCGCGAGACCCAGGGCCACCTGCTGCTCTACACCTCCTCCTCCTACACGCGGGGCCGGGCCGACTACAGCCTCTACTCCTCGACGAAGGCCGCCGTGGTGAACCTCACCCAGGCCCTCGCCGACGAGTGGGCCGAATACGGCGTCCGGGTCAACTGCGTCAACCCGGAGCGGACCAGCACCCCGATGCGGGTCCGCGCTTTCGGCGAGGAACCGGCGCATACCCTGCTCTCACCGCGCGCCGTCGCCCAGACCTCCCTGGACGTGCTCATCTCACATCTCACCGGGCACGTGATCGACGTCCGCCTCGACGGAACCTGA
- a CDS encoding LCP family protein, translated as MRDPEEDDSGVQVGGDAYGTVRVTPVNPRRDRRSVRGARSRRRGLFVAGALSCLVLGSSGVTWALTNYAEKKIEAVDAGVPGSQSTGAMNILVVGVDRRDNLSRQQQNRLKLGRESGERTDTMMVLHLSEDHTRATVVSLPRDTWTTVPGKGAHKINAAYQLGGPKLAVRTVQNATGLTIHHYVEVNVLGFIEVVDALGGVSVCTPVAINDPKTALTLQPGTYSLDGVKALAYARTRATARSDLDRIDRQQQVISALLHQALSGDTLTNPVRLASFVDTALGTLRVDDALRKDLLGLANQLKDVSTDDVAFATVPLADVDYKTPTNESAVLWDKEASKELFRRIAADEPLTKPAKSTATPAPASSATPSPSATAPTVPPSRISVKVLNGTLITGLGARTRADLLKAGFLVPEIAGDTRKRDHDKTVIRYGKGREDSARTLAAALPGSDTRLVEDLGDRIEVIAGRKYQGVKKVTVDDAVKPTATPSPAQSALPTARTATQNICKK; from the coding sequence ATGCGCGACCCGGAAGAGGACGACTCGGGTGTGCAGGTGGGCGGTGACGCCTACGGCACGGTCCGGGTGACCCCGGTGAATCCGAGGCGTGACCGCAGGTCCGTCAGGGGTGCCCGGTCCCGGCGTCGCGGCCTGTTCGTCGCCGGCGCGCTCTCGTGCCTGGTCCTGGGGAGTTCCGGGGTGACGTGGGCGCTGACGAACTACGCCGAGAAGAAGATCGAGGCGGTCGACGCCGGCGTGCCCGGCTCGCAGTCCACCGGCGCGATGAACATCCTGGTGGTCGGCGTGGACAGGCGCGACAACCTCTCCCGCCAGCAGCAGAACCGGCTCAAGCTGGGCCGCGAGAGCGGCGAGCGGACCGACACCATGATGGTGCTCCACCTCTCGGAGGACCACACCAGGGCCACCGTGGTCAGCCTCCCCCGCGACACCTGGACGACGGTCCCCGGCAAGGGCGCGCACAAGATCAACGCCGCCTACCAGCTCGGCGGCCCGAAGCTCGCCGTGCGGACGGTGCAGAACGCCACCGGGCTGACCATCCACCACTACGTCGAGGTCAACGTGCTGGGCTTCATCGAGGTGGTCGACGCGCTGGGCGGCGTCTCGGTCTGCACCCCGGTCGCGATCAATGACCCCAAGACCGCGCTCACGCTCCAGCCCGGCACCTACTCCCTCGACGGCGTCAAGGCCCTCGCCTACGCCCGCACCCGCGCCACCGCCCGCTCCGACCTGGACCGCATCGACCGCCAGCAGCAGGTGATCTCCGCCCTGCTGCACCAGGCCCTCAGCGGCGACACGCTCACCAACCCGGTCAGGCTCGCCTCGTTCGTCGACACCGCCCTCGGCACGCTCCGGGTGGACGACGCGCTCCGCAAGGACCTGCTCGGCCTGGCCAACCAGCTCAAGGACGTCTCCACCGACGACGTGGCCTTCGCCACCGTCCCGCTCGCCGACGTCGACTACAAGACGCCGACCAACGAGTCCGCCGTCCTCTGGGACAAGGAGGCGTCCAAAGAGCTGTTCCGCCGGATCGCCGCCGACGAGCCGCTCACCAAGCCCGCCAAGTCCACGGCGACCCCGGCCCCGGCGTCGAGCGCGACGCCGTCCCCCTCGGCCACCGCGCCGACCGTGCCGCCCTCGCGGATCTCGGTCAAGGTGCTCAACGGCACCCTGATCACCGGCCTCGGCGCGCGGACCCGCGCGGACCTGCTGAAGGCCGGCTTCCTGGTCCCCGAGATCGCCGGCGACACCCGGAAGAGGGACCACGACAAGACGGTCATCCGGTACGGCAAGGGCCGCGAGGACTCCGCGCGGACCCTGGCCGCCGCGCTGCCCGGCTCGGACACGCGCCTGGTGGAGGACCTCGGCGACCGGATCGAAGTGATCGCCGGCCGGAAGTACCAGGGGGTCAAGAAGGTCACCGTCGACGATGCCGTCAAGCCGACCGCGACTCCGTCCCCGGCCCAGAGCGCCCTCCCCACGGCCAGGACCGCCACCCAGAACATCTGCAAAAAATGA
- a CDS encoding UDP-glucose dehydrogenase family protein — translation MAYRLTMVGTGYLGATTSACMAELGFEVLGVDVDAEKIARLQAGDLPIYEPGLQEVLRRNLANGRLRFTTSYEEAAAFGDVHFLCLGTPQKPGEYGADVSYLDAAIESLAPHLKRECLVLGKSTVPVGTAQRLADKLARLAPIGSGAELAWNPEFLREGFAVKDTLYPDRIVLGVASDKAEKVMREVYASMLEMGTPIVITDYPTAELVKVAANAFLATKISFINAMAEVCEASHADVKQLSLALSFDDRIGGKFLNPGLGFGGGCLPKDIRAFMARAGELGADQALTFLREVDAINMRRRARMVDLARELAGGSFRGCTVTVLGAAFKPNSDDIRDSPALDVAVKISEQGGRVTVYDPVAQENARRAHPELSYGESALEAARDAHVVLLLTEWQEFIDLDPDTLGTVVATRKIVDGRNALDAETWRASGWHYRALGRP, via the coding sequence GTGGCCTACCGCCTGACGATGGTGGGAACCGGATACCTGGGTGCGACGACGTCCGCGTGCATGGCGGAGCTGGGCTTCGAAGTCCTCGGTGTCGACGTGGACGCGGAGAAGATCGCCCGGCTGCAGGCCGGGGATCTGCCCATCTACGAACCCGGGCTGCAAGAGGTCCTCAGGCGCAACCTCGCCAACGGGCGGCTGCGCTTCACCACCTCCTACGAGGAGGCCGCCGCCTTCGGCGACGTGCACTTCCTGTGTCTGGGCACCCCGCAGAAACCCGGTGAGTACGGAGCCGACGTCTCCTACCTGGACGCCGCGATCGAGTCGCTGGCCCCCCACCTGAAGCGCGAATGCCTGGTCCTGGGCAAGTCGACCGTGCCCGTGGGCACCGCCCAGCGCCTGGCCGACAAACTGGCTCGGCTGGCGCCCATCGGCTCGGGAGCCGAGCTGGCATGGAACCCCGAGTTCCTCCGCGAGGGCTTCGCCGTGAAGGACACCCTGTACCCCGACCGGATCGTGCTCGGCGTGGCCTCCGACAAGGCGGAGAAGGTCATGCGCGAGGTGTACGCCTCCATGCTGGAGATGGGCACGCCGATAGTGATCACCGACTACCCGACCGCCGAGCTGGTCAAGGTCGCCGCCAACGCCTTCCTGGCCACCAAGATCTCGTTCATCAACGCGATGGCCGAGGTCTGCGAGGCCTCGCACGCCGACGTCAAGCAGCTGTCACTGGCGCTCTCCTTCGACGACCGCATCGGCGGCAAGTTCCTCAACCCCGGCCTGGGCTTCGGCGGCGGCTGCCTGCCCAAGGACATCCGCGCGTTCATGGCCCGAGCCGGGGAGCTGGGCGCCGACCAGGCACTGACCTTCCTGCGCGAAGTGGACGCGATCAACATGCGCCGCCGGGCCCGCATGGTCGACCTGGCCCGCGAGCTGGCCGGCGGTTCCTTCCGCGGCTGCACGGTCACCGTGCTCGGCGCCGCGTTCAAACCCAACTCCGACGACATCCGCGACTCCCCCGCCCTCGACGTCGCCGTCAAGATCAGCGAGCAGGGCGGCCGGGTCACCGTCTACGACCCCGTCGCCCAGGAGAACGCCCGGCGGGCCCACCCCGAGCTCTCCTACGGCGAATCCGCCCTGGAGGCGGCCCGCGATGCCCACGTGGTGCTGCTGCTGACCGAATGGCAGGAGTTCATCGACCTCGACCCCGACACGCTCGGCACCGTCGTGGCCACCCGCAAGATCGTCGATGGCCGCAACGCCCTCGACGCCGAAACCTGGCGCGCCTCCGGCTGGCACTACCGCGCCCTCGGCCGCCCGTAG
- a CDS encoding STAS domain-containing protein: protein MIVIPAFDVQRWNNGPCVIVRAAGELDMAVAPRLRAEVDRALETPGHPCLVMDLTEVPFCDSVGLGILVGALTRIRDTHGRLILVVGPGMITHLLTITNLNRHFETCGSLREALDAAA, encoded by the coding sequence ATGATCGTGATCCCGGCTTTCGATGTTCAGAGATGGAACAACGGTCCCTGCGTGATAGTACGGGCGGCAGGTGAGCTGGACATGGCGGTCGCCCCACGGCTCCGGGCGGAAGTCGACCGCGCCCTGGAGACCCCCGGTCACCCGTGCCTGGTGATGGATCTGACCGAGGTGCCGTTCTGCGACTCGGTGGGCCTGGGCATCCTGGTGGGCGCGCTCACCCGGATCAGGGACACCCATGGCCGTCTCATCCTGGTGGTGGGTCCCGGCATGATCACCCACCTGTTGACCATCACCAATCTCAACCGGCACTTCGAGACGTGCGGCAGCCTGCGCGAGGCCCTCGACGCCGCCGCCTGA
- a CDS encoding acyl-CoA dehydrogenase family protein, producing MSFPLYALPEEHDMLRETVRALADEKIAPRAAEADETGEFPWDVYKALVAADMHAVHVPEEYGGAGADALATVIVIEEVARACASSSLIPAVNKLGTVPLLLSASEEVKQRYLAPVARGEAMFSYALSEAEAGSDAAAMKTRAVADGDHYVLNGAKMWITNAGVSEYYTVMAVTEPGAGARGISAFVVEKSDEGVSFGPKERKLGIKGSPTRQVILENVRIPASRMIGEPGTGFKTALATLDHTRITIAAQALGIAQGALDYAVGYVKERKQFGKAVAEFQGVQFMIADMAMKLEAARQLTYAAAAKSELAMHGEPQKDLTFFSSAAKCAASDAAMEITTDAVQLLGGYGYTGDYPVERMMRDAKITQIYEGTNQIQRMVMARQLLK from the coding sequence ATGAGCTTCCCTCTCTACGCGCTGCCCGAAGAGCACGACATGCTCCGGGAGACCGTCCGCGCTCTTGCCGACGAGAAGATCGCCCCTCGTGCCGCCGAGGCCGACGAGACGGGGGAGTTCCCCTGGGACGTCTACAAGGCGCTCGTCGCCGCCGACATGCACGCCGTGCACGTCCCGGAGGAGTACGGCGGGGCGGGGGCCGACGCCCTCGCGACCGTCATCGTCATCGAGGAGGTGGCGCGGGCCTGCGCGTCGTCCTCGCTGATCCCCGCCGTCAACAAGCTGGGCACCGTCCCGCTGCTGCTGTCGGCCTCCGAGGAGGTCAAGCAGCGCTACCTCGCGCCGGTCGCGCGGGGTGAGGCGATGTTCTCCTACGCCCTGTCCGAGGCCGAGGCGGGCAGCGACGCCGCGGCGATGAAGACCCGGGCCGTGGCCGACGGCGACCACTACGTGCTCAACGGCGCCAAGATGTGGATCACCAACGCCGGTGTGTCGGAGTACTACACGGTGATGGCCGTGACCGAGCCGGGCGCCGGCGCCCGGGGCATCTCCGCGTTCGTCGTGGAGAAGAGCGACGAGGGCGTCAGCTTCGGGCCCAAGGAGAGGAAGCTCGGCATCAAGGGCTCCCCGACCCGTCAGGTCATCCTGGAGAACGTGCGCATCCCCGCCTCCCGGATGATCGGTGAGCCGGGCACCGGCTTCAAGACCGCCCTGGCCACCCTGGACCACACCCGGATCACGATCGCCGCCCAGGCGCTCGGCATCGCCCAGGGCGCGCTCGACTACGCGGTGGGCTATGTCAAGGAGCGCAAGCAGTTCGGCAAGGCCGTGGCCGAGTTCCAGGGCGTGCAGTTCATGATCGCCGACATGGCCATGAAGCTGGAGGCCGCCCGGCAGCTCACCTACGCCGCCGCCGCCAAGTCGGAGCTGGCCATGCACGGCGAGCCGCAGAAGGACCTCACGTTCTTCTCCAGCGCCGCCAAGTGCGCCGCCTCCGACGCGGCCATGGAGATCACCACCGACGCCGTCCAGCTTCTCGGCGGGTACGGCTACACCGGCGACTACCCGGTCGAGCGCATGATGCGCGACGCCAAGATCACCCAGATCTACGAGGGCACCAACCAGATCCAGCGCATGGTGATGGCCCGCCAGCTCCTCAAGTAG